The Peribacillus simplex genome contains a region encoding:
- a CDS encoding DeoR/GlpR family DNA-binding transcription regulator: MLTTERHQFILSILKEQGTVKLQELVDQLQASESTIRRDLVQLEEMKLLKRVHGGASLLQRKGLEPTTMEKQYKARAEKQLIAKLAASFIEKNDCIYLDAGTTTAEMIPFLKDKNITVLTNGLMHIPKLIELEIKTVLVGGTIKFSTNAVIGSNAVQFLNEYRFDKCFLGMNGIHQDLGFTTPDPEEALLKKMALRLSNESYVLADSSKLNEATFAKVADVSDAIILTDSNDEEAIAQLHKNPKIKVVTI, from the coding sequence TTGTTGACAACTGAAAGGCACCAGTTCATCTTATCGATCCTTAAAGAACAAGGAACGGTAAAACTGCAAGAGCTTGTAGATCAGTTACAGGCCTCGGAGTCGACCATTCGGAGAGATTTAGTGCAACTCGAAGAAATGAAGCTCTTGAAACGCGTGCATGGTGGGGCCTCTTTACTTCAAAGAAAAGGCCTTGAACCAACAACTATGGAAAAGCAATACAAAGCAAGAGCTGAAAAACAACTTATAGCCAAGCTGGCGGCTTCATTCATAGAGAAAAATGATTGTATATATCTTGATGCAGGCACGACAACTGCGGAAATGATTCCTTTTTTAAAGGATAAAAATATAACGGTGCTGACGAATGGTCTTATGCATATTCCAAAACTCATCGAATTGGAAATCAAAACAGTGTTAGTGGGCGGAACGATAAAATTTTCGACAAATGCTGTTATTGGAAGTAATGCTGTACAGTTTTTGAATGAATACCGTTTTGATAAATGTTTCTTGGGAATGAACGGCATCCATCAAGATCTGGGTTTCACAACACCCGATCCGGAAGAAGCTCTACTGAAGAAGATGGCATTGCGCCTCTCTAACGAGTCATACGTGCTTGCTGACAGCTCCAAACTGAATGAAGCTACTTTCGCTAAGGTGGCAGATGTAAGCGATGCCATAATCCTTACTGACAGCAATGATGAAGAGGCCATTGCTCAACTCCATAAAAATCCAAAGATAAAGGTCGTGACCATTTAA
- a CDS encoding secondary thiamine-phosphate synthase enzyme YjbQ, producing MLKKNTLKTTKRDDMIDVTTEVQAFIKENGIQEGIALIYCPHTTAGITINENADPDVKKDMLRRLDEQYPWNHTLDLHMEGNTAAHLKSSTVGSSQQVIIDKGSLILGTWQGVYFCEFDGPRERQYFIKLCVDR from the coding sequence ATGCTGAAGAAAAATACCTTAAAAACGACGAAAAGGGATGATATGATTGATGTTACGACAGAAGTACAGGCATTCATCAAGGAAAATGGGATTCAAGAGGGAATAGCACTTATATATTGTCCACATACGACAGCAGGAATCACGATTAATGAAAATGCCGATCCCGATGTCAAAAAGGATATGCTAAGGAGACTGGATGAGCAATACCCATGGAATCATACATTGGATTTACATATGGAAGGAAACACGGCAGCCCATTTGAAATCAAGTACGGTTGGTTCTTCACAGCAGGTGATCATCGATAAAGGGAGCTTGATCCTTGGTACTTGGCAAGGTGTCTATTTTTGTGAATTCGATGGTCCTAGAGAAAGGCAATATTTTATTAAATTATGTGTTGACAGGTAA
- the pfkB gene encoding 1-phosphofructokinase, with translation MIYTVTLNPSIDYLVEVESFQLGKVNRTSYDAKFPGGKGINVSRVLKRLGNSTTALGFIGGQTGEFVKRFLRQEEIFTDFTEIAGDTRINVKLKTGLETEINSQGPIISKGNYQQLFSQIEQLNDGDILILSGSIPPSVPSDVYEAMARTCSQNGIKVVVDTSGKELLNVLPHRPFLIKPNHHELGELFSTEIRTVDDAREYGAKLVEAGAQNVIVSMAGQGAVLCSGGESYSANVPKGNVINSVGAGDSMVAGFIGTYESTGDILSSFRFSLAAGSATAFSSDLGTLDKIEELLPQISINHLTGG, from the coding sequence ATGATTTATACAGTGACACTAAACCCATCCATCGATTACCTGGTCGAGGTGGAGAGTTTTCAATTGGGGAAGGTGAATCGAACCAGTTATGATGCAAAATTCCCAGGAGGGAAAGGGATCAATGTTTCCCGAGTGCTTAAAAGGCTGGGAAATAGCACGACAGCATTAGGATTCATCGGTGGACAAACTGGTGAATTTGTAAAAAGGTTTTTAAGACAAGAAGAGATTTTCACGGACTTTACAGAGATAGCTGGAGATACAAGAATAAACGTTAAATTGAAAACGGGGCTGGAGACTGAAATAAATAGCCAAGGGCCAATCATTTCAAAAGGGAATTATCAACAATTATTTAGTCAGATCGAACAGTTGAATGATGGTGATATCCTCATTTTGTCAGGAAGCATCCCTCCAAGCGTTCCCTCGGATGTATACGAAGCCATGGCAAGGACTTGTTCCCAGAACGGCATAAAAGTGGTGGTGGATACGAGTGGCAAGGAATTATTGAATGTCCTTCCGCACCGGCCATTTTTAATAAAGCCCAATCATCATGAACTTGGTGAGCTTTTTTCAACCGAAATAAGAACGGTTGATGATGCTAGGGAATATGGAGCTAAATTGGTTGAGGCAGGAGCACAAAACGTCATTGTTTCAATGGCGGGACAGGGGGCCGTGCTTTGCTCCGGTGGAGAGTCATATTCCGCAAATGTTCCAAAAGGGAACGTCATCAACTCAGTGGGTGCCGGTGATTCCATGGTCGCAGGTTTCATCGGGACATATGAAAGTACAGGGGATATTCTATCTTCTTTCCGCTTCAGTCTAGCAGCAGGAAGTGCTACAGCCTTTTCATCCGACCTCGGTACATTGGATAAAATTGAAGAGTTATTACCACAAATTTCTATCAATCATCTAACAGGAGGCTGA
- a CDS encoding metalloregulator ArsR/SmtB family transcription factor has protein sequence MQLEKLVAFHKTIGDVTRIRIISILANGPKHGQALAGILKLTAPTISHHLTKLKDINLVKDRREKNTVYYFLNEDVLNHYSSALPKMVSTKGDSNKMDNQKLNLEHKKILENFLMPDGRLKTIPAQRKKKMIVLHHIASLLEKGRKYPENELNEFIQSFHDDYATIRRELIIGSIMYRENSIYELNPREMWAEIV, from the coding sequence GTGCAATTAGAAAAATTGGTCGCATTCCATAAAACGATTGGTGATGTAACAAGGATTAGAATTATATCCATCCTGGCAAATGGTCCAAAACACGGACAGGCACTTGCCGGAATATTAAAATTGACGGCACCGACCATATCACACCATTTAACTAAATTGAAGGACATTAATTTAGTTAAAGATCGAAGGGAAAAAAATACGGTATATTATTTTTTGAATGAGGATGTCCTGAATCATTATTCATCAGCATTACCTAAAATGGTTTCAACTAAGGGGGATTCCAATAAAATGGATAATCAAAAGCTGAATTTAGAACACAAAAAGATCCTTGAAAACTTTTTGATGCCAGATGGTCGACTAAAAACCATACCTGCACAGAGAAAAAAGAAAATGATCGTTCTTCATCATATAGCCAGCCTTTTGGAAAAGGGACGTAAGTATCCGGAAAACGAATTGAATGAATTCATCCAGTCTTTCCATGATGATTATGCAACAATAAGGCGTGAACTCATTATCGGGAGTATCATGTACCGTGAAAACAGCATTTATGAATTGAATCCCCGCGAGATGTGGGCGGAAATCGTTTAA
- a CDS encoding cell wall hydrolase, producing MKLSVIITVIMTLSVIILGIAFPKGTTSKASDGATKHVIKQGESIWDIAKQYGVPIGKLKEVNNNVNNVAEPGKTLIIPHVMNEKDKELLARLVHAEAKGEPYRGKVEVAGVVLNRLDSDEFPDTVREVIYQKNQFSPVGDGSINKPAGNDAKKAVNEALAIHGYTNDALYFWNPSISDSEWMKQLEVIKIIGGHHFAI from the coding sequence ATGAAATTATCAGTTATAATAACCGTGATAATGACTCTAAGTGTCATCATACTTGGGATAGCTTTTCCTAAGGGAACGACCAGTAAAGCTTCGGATGGAGCAACCAAACATGTCATTAAACAAGGTGAATCGATATGGGATATTGCGAAGCAGTACGGTGTTCCTATCGGCAAGTTGAAAGAAGTCAATAATAATGTAAATAATGTTGCCGAGCCCGGTAAAACATTGATTATTCCACATGTGATGAATGAAAAAGATAAAGAATTATTAGCAAGGCTCGTACATGCAGAAGCTAAAGGGGAGCCATACAGAGGTAAGGTCGAGGTGGCAGGAGTTGTTTTGAATCGCCTTGATAGCGATGAATTTCCTGATACGGTACGGGAAGTGATTTATCAAAAAAACCAATTCTCGCCTGTTGGTGATGGCAGTATAAATAAACCAGCAGGAAATGATGCCAAGAAAGCTGTCAATGAAGCATTGGCGATCCATGGCTATACAAATGATGCCTTGTATTTTTGGAATCCTAGTATTTCGGACAGTGAATGGATGAAACAATTAGAGGTAATAAAAATTATCGGCGGCCACCATTTTGCCATATAA
- the odhB gene encoding 2-oxoglutarate dehydrogenase complex dihydrolipoyllysine-residue succinyltransferase — MAEVKVPELAESISEGSIAQWLKQPGDHVEKGEYVLELETDKVNVEIISDYTGTLSEHLAEEGDTVQVGQAIAIVDENGSAAAAPKAEAPKVEEAKAEPAKAEQAAPAKEAPKAEAKEASSTQQVIASPAARKLAREKGIDLTQVPVADPLGRVRVQDVEAASNAPAAPAAAPKQAPAAKKAAAPVEVNDDRIEVVKMTRRRQTIAKRLVQVQSEAAMLTTFNEVDLSAVMELRSRHKDSFVKTNDVKLGFMSFFTKAVIGALKKYPLLNAEIQGDHILKKNFYDIGVAVSTDEGLVVPVVRDADRKSFAEIEKNISDLAVKARNNKLGLSDLSGGTFTITNGGTFGSLLSTPILNAPQVGILGMHTIKTRPIAVGDQIENRPMMYLALSYDHRIVDGKEAVGFLVAIKDMLEDPEQLLLQG; from the coding sequence ATGGCTGAAGTAAAAGTACCTGAATTAGCAGAATCAATTTCTGAAGGATCTATTGCGCAATGGTTAAAACAACCCGGTGATCACGTTGAAAAAGGAGAATATGTCCTTGAACTTGAAACGGATAAAGTGAACGTAGAAATCATTTCAGATTATACTGGTACACTTTCGGAACATTTAGCAGAAGAAGGCGATACTGTCCAAGTTGGACAGGCTATCGCCATCGTTGATGAAAATGGTTCAGCTGCAGCAGCTCCAAAAGCCGAAGCTCCTAAAGTTGAAGAAGCTAAAGCAGAACCAGCTAAGGCTGAACAAGCGGCTCCTGCTAAAGAGGCTCCTAAAGCAGAAGCAAAAGAAGCATCATCCACTCAACAAGTTATTGCATCACCAGCTGCAAGGAAATTGGCTCGTGAAAAAGGAATTGACTTGACTCAAGTGCCTGTAGCCGATCCACTAGGTCGCGTACGTGTACAAGACGTAGAAGCAGCAAGTAATGCACCTGCAGCACCTGCGGCAGCTCCTAAACAAGCTCCTGCAGCTAAAAAAGCAGCAGCTCCTGTTGAAGTGAATGATGACCGCATTGAAGTGGTTAAGATGACACGCCGTCGTCAAACCATTGCCAAACGTCTAGTTCAAGTACAATCCGAAGCAGCCATGCTTACTACTTTTAACGAAGTCGATCTTTCTGCAGTCATGGAATTGCGTAGCCGCCATAAGGATTCTTTCGTGAAAACAAATGATGTTAAACTTGGTTTCATGTCATTCTTCACTAAAGCGGTCATTGGCGCATTGAAAAAATATCCGTTATTGAATGCTGAAATCCAAGGCGACCATATCCTGAAAAAGAACTTTTATGATATCGGTGTAGCTGTATCCACTGATGAAGGTCTTGTCGTTCCGGTAGTAAGGGATGCAGACCGCAAAAGCTTTGCTGAAATCGAGAAGAACATTTCCGATTTAGCTGTTAAAGCGCGTAACAACAAACTGGGACTTTCAGATTTATCAGGTGGTACTTTTACTATCACAAACGGCGGGACTTTCGGTTCCCTATTATCTACACCAATCTTGAATGCCCCTCAAGTTGGGATTTTGGGCATGCATACAATCAAGACTCGTCCAATCGCTGTTGGAGATCAAATCGAAAACAGACCAATGATGTACCTTGCATTATCTTATGATCACCGTATCGTTGACGGAAAAGAAGCTGTTGGTTTCTTAGTGGCTATCAAAGATATGCTGGAAGATCCAGAACAACTTTTACTTCAAGGCTAA
- a CDS encoding PTS fructose transporter subunit IIABC — MKITDLLKLDTIIINLQSITKQAVIDELSGKLAEADRLNDVEGFKAAILKREEQSTTGIGEGIAIPHAKTSAVRVPAICFGKSVSGVDYESLDGQPAHLFFMIAASEGANADHLETLSRLSSLLMDDKFRTQLISATSGEEVLEIINQKEMEADEEEVEEQQSSNGASGNNEGGKILAVTACPTGIAHTYMAADALKAKAKEMGIDFKVETNGSTGIKNGLTAAEIAEADAIIVAADKQVDMDRFNGKHVIIVPVAHGIRKTEELLTRALNQDAPVYKGTGNDKSDEGESAKGGLGIYKHLMNGVSNMLPFVVGGGILIALSFFFGIEAADPANPDYNPIAKALSDIGGGNGAFFLLVPVLAGFIASSIADRPGFAPGMVGGLLAAQANAGFLGGLIAGFLAGYVVLLLRKLFSRLPQTLDGIKPVLLYPVFGMLITGFIMIFLVNEPVTAINMGLTNWLQGLSGTNAIFLGLILGGMMAVDMGGPLNKAAFTFGLAAIEAQSFGPHAAVMAGGMVPPLGIAFATTFFKSKFSEMERKSGFTNYFMGASFITEGAIPFAAADPLRVIVSSVVGAATAGALSMAFSVTLPAPHGGIFVIPLVNHPFRYLLAILIGALITALILGFWKKKLK; from the coding sequence ATGAAAATTACAGACTTGTTAAAATTGGATACAATCATCATCAATCTGCAAAGCATTACAAAGCAAGCAGTCATTGATGAACTATCAGGAAAGCTAGCCGAGGCAGACAGGTTAAACGATGTGGAGGGATTCAAAGCTGCCATCTTAAAACGTGAAGAGCAAAGCACAACAGGGATTGGTGAGGGGATAGCCATACCACATGCAAAAACAAGTGCTGTAAGGGTACCTGCCATCTGTTTCGGCAAATCTGTCAGTGGTGTGGATTATGAATCGCTTGATGGGCAGCCGGCTCATTTGTTCTTTATGATTGCAGCAAGTGAAGGAGCGAATGCAGATCACTTGGAAACCCTTTCCCGGCTTTCTTCATTACTGATGGATGATAAATTCAGAACCCAATTGATTTCTGCTACTTCTGGTGAAGAAGTGTTGGAGATAATCAATCAAAAAGAAATGGAAGCCGATGAAGAGGAAGTAGAGGAGCAGCAATCAAGTAATGGTGCCAGTGGTAACAATGAAGGAGGTAAAATCCTAGCCGTTACAGCTTGTCCAACAGGAATTGCCCATACTTATATGGCTGCCGATGCGTTAAAGGCTAAAGCCAAGGAAATGGGAATCGATTTCAAAGTGGAAACAAATGGTTCCACAGGAATCAAAAATGGTTTAACCGCCGCAGAAATTGCTGAGGCGGATGCGATTATCGTTGCAGCTGATAAGCAGGTGGATATGGATCGTTTTAATGGAAAACATGTCATTATTGTCCCTGTGGCCCATGGGATCCGGAAGACAGAGGAGCTGTTAACCAGGGCCTTGAATCAGGATGCCCCTGTTTACAAAGGAACAGGAAACGATAAAAGTGATGAAGGTGAATCAGCAAAAGGAGGATTGGGGATTTACAAGCACTTAATGAATGGTGTAAGTAATATGCTTCCATTTGTCGTCGGGGGCGGAATCTTGATTGCACTTTCTTTCTTTTTTGGAATCGAGGCAGCCGATCCGGCAAATCCGGATTATAATCCCATTGCTAAAGCATTAAGTGATATTGGCGGGGGAAATGGTGCATTCTTCTTACTTGTCCCTGTCCTGGCTGGATTCATTGCTTCAAGTATTGCCGACCGACCGGGTTTTGCTCCTGGTATGGTAGGGGGATTATTGGCAGCACAGGCTAATGCCGGTTTTCTTGGCGGACTCATCGCCGGTTTCCTTGCAGGTTATGTCGTCTTACTATTAAGAAAATTGTTTTCCAGGTTACCGCAAACACTCGATGGCATTAAACCGGTTTTACTCTATCCTGTATTCGGTATGTTAATTACAGGGTTTATCATGATATTTCTCGTAAATGAACCTGTAACCGCAATTAACATGGGCCTGACCAATTGGCTGCAGGGCTTATCCGGCACGAACGCAATATTCCTTGGCTTGATTCTTGGGGGTATGATGGCTGTGGATATGGGAGGCCCCTTAAATAAAGCAGCATTCACTTTTGGGCTTGCAGCCATTGAAGCTCAAAGTTTCGGACCGCATGCTGCTGTAATGGCTGGTGGAATGGTTCCCCCTCTTGGAATCGCATTTGCAACTACATTCTTTAAAAGCAAATTCAGTGAAATGGAAAGGAAATCCGGATTCACTAATTACTTCATGGGTGCTTCATTCATTACAGAGGGAGCCATTCCTTTTGCCGCGGCAGATCCATTGCGCGTCATCGTCAGCAGTGTTGTTGGGGCAGCGACGGCTGGAGCCCTGTCAATGGCTTTTAGTGTAACTTTACCAGCACCACATGGGGGAATATTTGTCATCCCCCTAGTCAACCATCCTTTCCGCTATTTGCTGGCGATTTTAATAGGAGCTCTCATTACCGCTTTAATATTGGGATTCTGGAAAAAGAAACTAAAATGA
- a CDS encoding GNAT family N-acetyltransferase, giving the protein MDDVWIEGSKVILRNVKQADLKRLWSLKYGEADPEWKKWDAPYHPLELIDFQTYIDKETKHRTYDEKMGAYSELLMEKNDQIIGSVVYYWEHEPSRWLEIGITIFEPKYWNGGYGTEALMLFISYLFEKMEIERVGLTTWSGNERMIAVGEKVGMQVEGRMRKCRYHDGHYYDSIKMGMLREEWESLKFRS; this is encoded by the coding sequence TTGGACGATGTTTGGATTGAAGGAAGTAAAGTAATATTGAGGAATGTTAAGCAAGCCGATTTAAAACGTTTATGGAGCCTGAAATATGGAGAAGCAGATCCAGAATGGAAAAAGTGGGATGCACCTTATCATCCACTTGAACTCATTGATTTCCAAACGTATATCGATAAAGAAACGAAGCATAGAACCTATGATGAAAAAATGGGGGCATACTCTGAGCTATTAATGGAAAAAAACGATCAAATAATAGGATCTGTTGTATATTACTGGGAACATGAACCTTCACGTTGGCTTGAAATCGGAATTACGATATTTGAGCCCAAGTATTGGAATGGCGGTTATGGAACAGAAGCGTTAATGTTATTCATAAGCTATTTATTCGAAAAAATGGAGATTGAACGGGTTGGTCTGACGACTTGGTCGGGTAATGAACGTATGATCGCAGTTGGAGAAAAGGTAGGCATGCAAGTAGAGGGAAGGATGAGAAAATGCCGTTATCATGATGGTCATTATTATGATTCAATCAAAATGGGAATGCTACGGGAAGAATGGGAATCATTAAAATTTCGAAGTTAA